The proteins below are encoded in one region of Pleuronectes platessa chromosome 14, fPlePla1.1, whole genome shotgun sequence:
- the LOC128456500 gene encoding ribosomal RNA processing protein 1 homolog B isoform X2: MASVQDPEIQFAQKLASNEKPVRTKAIKKLRKYINVRSQKGTDGFTDDELLKLWKGLFYCLWMQDKPLLQEDLSNQISNLIHSFHHIDGQFLYLESFLQTFKREWTGIDRLRMDKFFQLIRLMFKQTFEMLKRKNWESSVVARFLELLTAQLLRGGSAAPSGLQFHILDLYMTELAAVGSSELTANQNLMFIEPFCKTAARTKDRTLFRAICNSIFSSIIDQAPFAIEELMQEVNAAEDSDSGQASEGDDKDQVKGKMSEQICKKWTRMKINVSKSNQEGDDELLYSEDSDTELPCDGDIGPVLQFDYTALAEKLFELASRSSTPSQNRQRLYKIIKVLQDLGEGIFPQDVYPEEVSTDEDDEMFGSRKRMKRGCRPMDDDDQKGSPAAKKRKKKEASTLGKQNKDVVKHDSERVDQTNNDGGKKKKRKKKAEQGGRVQSEEKTERSKQGQTMAQTQMKEIEEAERIPQCAEDLEKEAEVKIHVLTAKVTEATTAQDQSETLLLSEVNKQPFVRVTEDAAQPQSCTNDKDQTEGFSKKKKRDTSGSKPWIVAVEDQETFAATEPEMSTQAEASVNGKSNKKKSLKAEEQTDGIKTQLQVSAETEIVSCETSAEETVTTLQNDARFSTKKRMGMKSEFQPEGESQIHNGSSEAKTKLKEPSHATTAAKSKKKIQKVNAQVEVEDKPQLASEATQPTTSVPIERKKKGKKKIEQKLLTTLEKKRDIPKMATMQLKDVTQLQTVGSLDSELPLEVTEAIFSKRKKTTKKKKIPVVFEFETDQLVMTTREVAMINAEEETCAKKKKLGNTQTPKSKKVTFGLKNNKTAEFRKTDRSLLVSPDGSSRVPFDPKQKPKFGVLKSPPTPGSTNLKTTPKVNRKKTLNSLTTTPKRRPSAADFF; encoded by the exons ATGGCGTCGGTGCAAGACCCAGAAATACAGTTCGCACAGAAACTAGCCTCTAACGAGAAGCCGGTCCGGACCAAGGCTATAAAGAAACTGAGGAAATACATCAATGTTAGGTCACAGAAGGGGACAG ATGGATTCACTGATGATGAGCTGCTCAAGCTATGGAAAGGTCTTTTCTACTGCCTGTGGATGCAGGACAAACCACTGCTCCAG GAGGACCTATCAAACCAGATCTCCAACCTGATCCACAGTTTCCATCATATAGATGGTC AGTTTTTATACCTTGAGAGCTTCCTGCAGACCTTCAAGAGAGAGTGGACTGGTATTGATAGGTTGCGGATGGACAAGTTCTTCCAG CTGATTCGCTTAATGTTCAAACAAACTTTTGAGATGCTGAAGAGGAAAAACTGGGAGAGCAG TGTGGTAGCCAGGTTTCTTGAGTTGCTGACAGCACAGCTCCTGCGAGGTGGCAGTGCAGCGCCCAGCGGGCTGCAGTTCCACATCCTGGATCTATACATGACTGAACTGGCAGCTGTGGGTTCATCAGAG ctcacTGCTAATCAGAACTTGATGTTCATTGAGCCGTTCTGCAAAACAGCTGCCAGAACCAAAGA TCGGACTCTTTTCAGAGCCATCTGCAATAGCATCTTCAGCTCTATTATTGACCAGGCTCCCTTCGCCATTGAAGAATTGATGCAGGAGGTGAACGCAGCTGAGGATTCTGACTCGGGACAGGCTTCTGAAGGGGATGACAAAGACCAAGTAAAAGGAAAAATGAGTGAACAAATCTGCAAGAAATGGACAAGGATGAAAATCAATG TTAGTAAATCAAATCAAGAGGGGGATGATGAGCTTCTTTACTCAGAAGACTCAGACACAGAGCTGCCATGTGATGGTGACATCGGACCAGTTCTACAG TTTGACTATACGGCGCTGGCAGAAAAGCTGTTTGAGTTAGCCAGCCGGAGCAGCACACCGAGCCAGAACAGACAGAGACTCTACAAAATCATAAAAGT ACTGCAGGACCTCGGTGAAG GCATCTTTCCTCAGGATGTATATCCAGAGGAGGTCTCtactgatgaggatgatgaaatgtttggcagcaggaagaggatgaagagaggatgtCGTCCTatggatgatgatgatcagaAGGGGAGCCCAGCAGCTAAGAAAA GGAAGAAAAAGGAGGCATCCACACTAGGCAAGCAAAACAAGGACGTggtaaaacatgacagtgaaAGAGTAGACCAAACCAATAATGATggcgggaaaaagaaaaaaaggaagaagaaagcgGAACAGGGAGGAAGGGTACAAAGTGAGGAAAAAACAGAGCGGTCAAAACAGGGACAGACCATGGCTCAAACTCAAATGAAAGAGATTGAAGAAGCTGAAAGAATTCCACAGTGCGCAGAAGATTTAGAaaaggaagcagaggtgaaaaTCCACGTATTGACTGCAAAAGTCACAGAGGCAACTACTGCACAGGATCAATCAGAAACTCTACTCCTCTCTGAGGTAAACAAGCAGCCCTTCGTTAGAGTTACAGAAGATGCTGCACAACCACAGTCCTGCACTAACGACAAGGACCAAACTGAAGGCttttcaaagaagaagaaaagggacACTTCTGGGTCCAAACCTTGGATAGTGGCAGTAGAGGATCAAGAGACCTTTGCCGCAACAGAGCCAGAAATGTCCACTCAAGCAGAGGCTTCTGTAAACGGAAagagtaataaaaaaaagagtctaAAAGCTGAGGAGCAAACAGATGGGATTAAGACTCAGTTACAGGTCAGTGCAGAGACGGAGATAGTAAGTTgtgaaacatcagcagaagaaacTGTGACAACACTGCAGAATGATGCTAGATTCTCTACCAAGAAGAGGATGGGCATGAAGTCTGAATTCCAACCTGAGGGTGAATCACAGATTCACAATGGGAGCTCAGAAGCCAAAACCAAACTTAAAGAGCCAAGTCATGCTACAACTGCTGCAAAGAGTAAGAAAAAGATCCAAAAGGTAAATGCACAGGTTGAGGTAGAGGACAAACCTCAACTTGCTTCTGAAGCCACTCAACCTACCACTTCAGTGCcaattgaaagaaagaaaaagggcaAGAAGAAAATTGAACAGAAACTGCTCACCAcattagaaaaaaagagagacattCCTAAGATGGCGACAATGCAGCTCAAAGATGTAACCCAACTGCAGACGGTTGGTAGTCTGGATTCAGAGCTTCCCCTAGAAGTAACTGAAGCAATTTTctccaaaaggaaaaaaaccaccaaaaagaagaagatccCTGTGGTGTTTGAGTTTGAGACTGATCAGCTGGTGATGACTACACGGGAGGTTGCCATGATCAATGCAGAAGAGGAAACTtgtgcaaagaagaaaaaacttgGAAAT ACTCAAACTCCCAAATCCAAGAAGGTGACATTTGGTCTCAAGAATAATAAAACGGCTG
- the LOC128456500 gene encoding ribosomal RNA processing protein 1 homolog B isoform X1: protein MASVQDPEIQFAQKLASNEKPVRTKAIKKLRKYINVRSQKGTDGFTDDELLKLWKGLFYCLWMQDKPLLQEDLSNQISNLIHSFHHIDGQFLYLESFLQTFKREWTGIDRLRMDKFFQLIRLMFKQTFEMLKRKNWESSVVARFLELLTAQLLRGGSAAPSGLQFHILDLYMTELAAVGSSELTANQNLMFIEPFCKTAARTKDRTLFRAICNSIFSSIIDQAPFAIEELMQEVNAAEDSDSGQASEGDDKDQVKGKMSEQICKKWTRMKINVSKSNQEGDDELLYSEDSDTELPCDGDIGPVLQFDYTALAEKLFELASRSSTPSQNRQRLYKIIKVLQDLGEGIFPQDVYPEEVSTDEDDEMFGSRKRMKRGCRPMDDDDQKGSPAAKKRKKKEASTLGKQNKDVVKHDSERVDQTNNDGGKKKKRKKKAEQGGRVQSEEKTERSKQGQTMAQTQMKEIEEAERIPQCAEDLEKEAEVKIHVLTAKVTEATTAQDQSETLLLSEVNKQPFVRVTEDAAQPQSCTNDKDQTEGFSKKKKRDTSGSKPWIVAVEDQETFAATEPEMSTQAEASVNGKSNKKKSLKAEEQTDGIKTQLQVSAETEIVSCETSAEETVTTLQNDARFSTKKRMGMKSEFQPEGESQIHNGSSEAKTKLKEPSHATTAAKSKKKIQKVNAQVEVEDKPQLASEATQPTTSVPIERKKKGKKKIEQKLLTTLEKKRDIPKMATMQLKDVTQLQTVGSLDSELPLEVTEAIFSKRKKTTKKKKIPVVFEFETDQLVMTTREVAMINAEEETCAKKKKLGNKTQTPKSKKVTFGLKNNKTAEFRKTDRSLLVSPDGSSRVPFDPKQKPKFGVLKSPPTPGSTNLKTTPKVNRKKTLNSLTTTPKRRPSAADFF, encoded by the exons ATGGCGTCGGTGCAAGACCCAGAAATACAGTTCGCACAGAAACTAGCCTCTAACGAGAAGCCGGTCCGGACCAAGGCTATAAAGAAACTGAGGAAATACATCAATGTTAGGTCACAGAAGGGGACAG ATGGATTCACTGATGATGAGCTGCTCAAGCTATGGAAAGGTCTTTTCTACTGCCTGTGGATGCAGGACAAACCACTGCTCCAG GAGGACCTATCAAACCAGATCTCCAACCTGATCCACAGTTTCCATCATATAGATGGTC AGTTTTTATACCTTGAGAGCTTCCTGCAGACCTTCAAGAGAGAGTGGACTGGTATTGATAGGTTGCGGATGGACAAGTTCTTCCAG CTGATTCGCTTAATGTTCAAACAAACTTTTGAGATGCTGAAGAGGAAAAACTGGGAGAGCAG TGTGGTAGCCAGGTTTCTTGAGTTGCTGACAGCACAGCTCCTGCGAGGTGGCAGTGCAGCGCCCAGCGGGCTGCAGTTCCACATCCTGGATCTATACATGACTGAACTGGCAGCTGTGGGTTCATCAGAG ctcacTGCTAATCAGAACTTGATGTTCATTGAGCCGTTCTGCAAAACAGCTGCCAGAACCAAAGA TCGGACTCTTTTCAGAGCCATCTGCAATAGCATCTTCAGCTCTATTATTGACCAGGCTCCCTTCGCCATTGAAGAATTGATGCAGGAGGTGAACGCAGCTGAGGATTCTGACTCGGGACAGGCTTCTGAAGGGGATGACAAAGACCAAGTAAAAGGAAAAATGAGTGAACAAATCTGCAAGAAATGGACAAGGATGAAAATCAATG TTAGTAAATCAAATCAAGAGGGGGATGATGAGCTTCTTTACTCAGAAGACTCAGACACAGAGCTGCCATGTGATGGTGACATCGGACCAGTTCTACAG TTTGACTATACGGCGCTGGCAGAAAAGCTGTTTGAGTTAGCCAGCCGGAGCAGCACACCGAGCCAGAACAGACAGAGACTCTACAAAATCATAAAAGT ACTGCAGGACCTCGGTGAAG GCATCTTTCCTCAGGATGTATATCCAGAGGAGGTCTCtactgatgaggatgatgaaatgtttggcagcaggaagaggatgaagagaggatgtCGTCCTatggatgatgatgatcagaAGGGGAGCCCAGCAGCTAAGAAAA GGAAGAAAAAGGAGGCATCCACACTAGGCAAGCAAAACAAGGACGTggtaaaacatgacagtgaaAGAGTAGACCAAACCAATAATGATggcgggaaaaagaaaaaaaggaagaagaaagcgGAACAGGGAGGAAGGGTACAAAGTGAGGAAAAAACAGAGCGGTCAAAACAGGGACAGACCATGGCTCAAACTCAAATGAAAGAGATTGAAGAAGCTGAAAGAATTCCACAGTGCGCAGAAGATTTAGAaaaggaagcagaggtgaaaaTCCACGTATTGACTGCAAAAGTCACAGAGGCAACTACTGCACAGGATCAATCAGAAACTCTACTCCTCTCTGAGGTAAACAAGCAGCCCTTCGTTAGAGTTACAGAAGATGCTGCACAACCACAGTCCTGCACTAACGACAAGGACCAAACTGAAGGCttttcaaagaagaagaaaagggacACTTCTGGGTCCAAACCTTGGATAGTGGCAGTAGAGGATCAAGAGACCTTTGCCGCAACAGAGCCAGAAATGTCCACTCAAGCAGAGGCTTCTGTAAACGGAAagagtaataaaaaaaagagtctaAAAGCTGAGGAGCAAACAGATGGGATTAAGACTCAGTTACAGGTCAGTGCAGAGACGGAGATAGTAAGTTgtgaaacatcagcagaagaaacTGTGACAACACTGCAGAATGATGCTAGATTCTCTACCAAGAAGAGGATGGGCATGAAGTCTGAATTCCAACCTGAGGGTGAATCACAGATTCACAATGGGAGCTCAGAAGCCAAAACCAAACTTAAAGAGCCAAGTCATGCTACAACTGCTGCAAAGAGTAAGAAAAAGATCCAAAAGGTAAATGCACAGGTTGAGGTAGAGGACAAACCTCAACTTGCTTCTGAAGCCACTCAACCTACCACTTCAGTGCcaattgaaagaaagaaaaagggcaAGAAGAAAATTGAACAGAAACTGCTCACCAcattagaaaaaaagagagacattCCTAAGATGGCGACAATGCAGCTCAAAGATGTAACCCAACTGCAGACGGTTGGTAGTCTGGATTCAGAGCTTCCCCTAGAAGTAACTGAAGCAATTTTctccaaaaggaaaaaaaccaccaaaaagaagaagatccCTGTGGTGTTTGAGTTTGAGACTGATCAGCTGGTGATGACTACACGGGAGGTTGCCATGATCAATGCAGAAGAGGAAACTtgtgcaaagaagaaaaaacttgGAAAT AAGACTCAAACTCCCAAATCCAAGAAGGTGACATTTGGTCTCAAGAATAATAAAACGGCTG
- the LOC128456500 gene encoding ribosomal RNA processing protein 1 homolog B isoform X3 yields the protein MASVQDPEIQFAQKLASNEKPVRTKAIKKLRKYINVRSQKGTDGFTDDELLKLWKGLFYCLWMQDKPLLQEDLSNQISNLIHSFHHIDGQFLYLESFLQTFKREWTGIDRLRMDKFFQLIRLMFKQTFEMLKRKNWESSVVARFLELLTAQLLRGGSAAPSGLQFHILDLYMTELAAVGSSELTANQNLMFIEPFCKTAARTKEAICNSIFSSIIDQAPFAIEELMQEVNAAEDSDSGQASEGDDKDQVKGKMSEQICKKWTRMKINVSKSNQEGDDELLYSEDSDTELPCDGDIGPVLQFDYTALAEKLFELASRSSTPSQNRQRLYKIIKVLQDLGEGIFPQDVYPEEVSTDEDDEMFGSRKRMKRGCRPMDDDDQKGSPAAKKRKKKEASTLGKQNKDVVKHDSERVDQTNNDGGKKKKRKKKAEQGGRVQSEEKTERSKQGQTMAQTQMKEIEEAERIPQCAEDLEKEAEVKIHVLTAKVTEATTAQDQSETLLLSEVNKQPFVRVTEDAAQPQSCTNDKDQTEGFSKKKKRDTSGSKPWIVAVEDQETFAATEPEMSTQAEASVNGKSNKKKSLKAEEQTDGIKTQLQVSAETEIVSCETSAEETVTTLQNDARFSTKKRMGMKSEFQPEGESQIHNGSSEAKTKLKEPSHATTAAKSKKKIQKVNAQVEVEDKPQLASEATQPTTSVPIERKKKGKKKIEQKLLTTLEKKRDIPKMATMQLKDVTQLQTVGSLDSELPLEVTEAIFSKRKKTTKKKKIPVVFEFETDQLVMTTREVAMINAEEETCAKKKKLGNKTQTPKSKKVTFGLKNNKTAEFRKTDRSLLVSPDGSSRVPFDPKQKPKFGVLKSPPTPGSTNLKTTPKVNRKKTLNSLTTTPKRRPSAADFF from the exons ATGGCGTCGGTGCAAGACCCAGAAATACAGTTCGCACAGAAACTAGCCTCTAACGAGAAGCCGGTCCGGACCAAGGCTATAAAGAAACTGAGGAAATACATCAATGTTAGGTCACAGAAGGGGACAG ATGGATTCACTGATGATGAGCTGCTCAAGCTATGGAAAGGTCTTTTCTACTGCCTGTGGATGCAGGACAAACCACTGCTCCAG GAGGACCTATCAAACCAGATCTCCAACCTGATCCACAGTTTCCATCATATAGATGGTC AGTTTTTATACCTTGAGAGCTTCCTGCAGACCTTCAAGAGAGAGTGGACTGGTATTGATAGGTTGCGGATGGACAAGTTCTTCCAG CTGATTCGCTTAATGTTCAAACAAACTTTTGAGATGCTGAAGAGGAAAAACTGGGAGAGCAG TGTGGTAGCCAGGTTTCTTGAGTTGCTGACAGCACAGCTCCTGCGAGGTGGCAGTGCAGCGCCCAGCGGGCTGCAGTTCCACATCCTGGATCTATACATGACTGAACTGGCAGCTGTGGGTTCATCAGAG ctcacTGCTAATCAGAACTTGATGTTCATTGAGCCGTTCTGCAAAACAGCTGCCAGAACCAAAGA AGCCATCTGCAATAGCATCTTCAGCTCTATTATTGACCAGGCTCCCTTCGCCATTGAAGAATTGATGCAGGAGGTGAACGCAGCTGAGGATTCTGACTCGGGACAGGCTTCTGAAGGGGATGACAAAGACCAAGTAAAAGGAAAAATGAGTGAACAAATCTGCAAGAAATGGACAAGGATGAAAATCAATG TTAGTAAATCAAATCAAGAGGGGGATGATGAGCTTCTTTACTCAGAAGACTCAGACACAGAGCTGCCATGTGATGGTGACATCGGACCAGTTCTACAG TTTGACTATACGGCGCTGGCAGAAAAGCTGTTTGAGTTAGCCAGCCGGAGCAGCACACCGAGCCAGAACAGACAGAGACTCTACAAAATCATAAAAGT ACTGCAGGACCTCGGTGAAG GCATCTTTCCTCAGGATGTATATCCAGAGGAGGTCTCtactgatgaggatgatgaaatgtttggcagcaggaagaggatgaagagaggatgtCGTCCTatggatgatgatgatcagaAGGGGAGCCCAGCAGCTAAGAAAA GGAAGAAAAAGGAGGCATCCACACTAGGCAAGCAAAACAAGGACGTggtaaaacatgacagtgaaAGAGTAGACCAAACCAATAATGATggcgggaaaaagaaaaaaaggaagaagaaagcgGAACAGGGAGGAAGGGTACAAAGTGAGGAAAAAACAGAGCGGTCAAAACAGGGACAGACCATGGCTCAAACTCAAATGAAAGAGATTGAAGAAGCTGAAAGAATTCCACAGTGCGCAGAAGATTTAGAaaaggaagcagaggtgaaaaTCCACGTATTGACTGCAAAAGTCACAGAGGCAACTACTGCACAGGATCAATCAGAAACTCTACTCCTCTCTGAGGTAAACAAGCAGCCCTTCGTTAGAGTTACAGAAGATGCTGCACAACCACAGTCCTGCACTAACGACAAGGACCAAACTGAAGGCttttcaaagaagaagaaaagggacACTTCTGGGTCCAAACCTTGGATAGTGGCAGTAGAGGATCAAGAGACCTTTGCCGCAACAGAGCCAGAAATGTCCACTCAAGCAGAGGCTTCTGTAAACGGAAagagtaataaaaaaaagagtctaAAAGCTGAGGAGCAAACAGATGGGATTAAGACTCAGTTACAGGTCAGTGCAGAGACGGAGATAGTAAGTTgtgaaacatcagcagaagaaacTGTGACAACACTGCAGAATGATGCTAGATTCTCTACCAAGAAGAGGATGGGCATGAAGTCTGAATTCCAACCTGAGGGTGAATCACAGATTCACAATGGGAGCTCAGAAGCCAAAACCAAACTTAAAGAGCCAAGTCATGCTACAACTGCTGCAAAGAGTAAGAAAAAGATCCAAAAGGTAAATGCACAGGTTGAGGTAGAGGACAAACCTCAACTTGCTTCTGAAGCCACTCAACCTACCACTTCAGTGCcaattgaaagaaagaaaaagggcaAGAAGAAAATTGAACAGAAACTGCTCACCAcattagaaaaaaagagagacattCCTAAGATGGCGACAATGCAGCTCAAAGATGTAACCCAACTGCAGACGGTTGGTAGTCTGGATTCAGAGCTTCCCCTAGAAGTAACTGAAGCAATTTTctccaaaaggaaaaaaaccaccaaaaagaagaagatccCTGTGGTGTTTGAGTTTGAGACTGATCAGCTGGTGATGACTACACGGGAGGTTGCCATGATCAATGCAGAAGAGGAAACTtgtgcaaagaagaaaaaacttgGAAAT AAGACTCAAACTCCCAAATCCAAGAAGGTGACATTTGGTCTCAAGAATAATAAAACGGCTG
- the LOC128456500 gene encoding ribosomal RNA processing protein 1 homolog A isoform X4, which translates to MASVQDPEIQFAQKLASNEKPVRTKAIKKLRKYINVRSQKGTDGFTDDELLKLWKGLFYCLWMQDKPLLQEDLSNQISNLIHSFHHIDGQFLYLESFLQTFKREWTGIDRLRMDKFFQLIRLMFKQTFEMLKRKNWESSVVARFLELLTAQLLRGGSAAPSGLQFHILDLYMTELAAVGSSELTANQNLMFIEPFCKTAARTKDRTLFRAICNSIFSSIIDQAPFAIEELMQEVNAAEDSDSGQASEGDDKDQVKGKMSEQICKKWTRMKINVSKSNQEGDDELLYSEDSDTELPCDGDIGPVLQFDYTALAEKLFELASRSSTPSQNRQRLYKIIKVLQDLGEGIFPQDVYPEEVSTDEDDEMFGSRKRMKRGCRPMDDDDQKGSPAAKKRKKKEASTLGKQNKDVVKHDSERVDQTNNDGGKKKKRKKKAEQGGRVQSEEKTERSKQGQTMAQTQMKEIEEAERIPQCAEDLEKEAEVKIHVLTAKVTEATTAQDQSETLLLSEVNKQPFVRVTEDAAQPQSCTNDKDQTEGFSKKKKRDTSGSKPWIVAVEDQETFAATEPEMSTQAEASVNGKSNKKKSLKAEEQTDGIKTQLQVSAETEIVSCETSAEETVTTLQNDARFSTKKRMGMKSEFQPEGESQIHNGSSEAKTKLKEPSHATTAAKSKKKIQKVNAQVEVEDKPQLASEATQPTTSVPIERKKKGKKKIEQKLLTTLEKKRDIPKMATMQLKDVTQLQTVGSLDSELPLEVTEAIFSKRKKTTKKKKIPVVFEFETDQLVMTTREVAMINAEEETCAKKKKLGNSLEKRIAACW; encoded by the exons ATGGCGTCGGTGCAAGACCCAGAAATACAGTTCGCACAGAAACTAGCCTCTAACGAGAAGCCGGTCCGGACCAAGGCTATAAAGAAACTGAGGAAATACATCAATGTTAGGTCACAGAAGGGGACAG ATGGATTCACTGATGATGAGCTGCTCAAGCTATGGAAAGGTCTTTTCTACTGCCTGTGGATGCAGGACAAACCACTGCTCCAG GAGGACCTATCAAACCAGATCTCCAACCTGATCCACAGTTTCCATCATATAGATGGTC AGTTTTTATACCTTGAGAGCTTCCTGCAGACCTTCAAGAGAGAGTGGACTGGTATTGATAGGTTGCGGATGGACAAGTTCTTCCAG CTGATTCGCTTAATGTTCAAACAAACTTTTGAGATGCTGAAGAGGAAAAACTGGGAGAGCAG TGTGGTAGCCAGGTTTCTTGAGTTGCTGACAGCACAGCTCCTGCGAGGTGGCAGTGCAGCGCCCAGCGGGCTGCAGTTCCACATCCTGGATCTATACATGACTGAACTGGCAGCTGTGGGTTCATCAGAG ctcacTGCTAATCAGAACTTGATGTTCATTGAGCCGTTCTGCAAAACAGCTGCCAGAACCAAAGA TCGGACTCTTTTCAGAGCCATCTGCAATAGCATCTTCAGCTCTATTATTGACCAGGCTCCCTTCGCCATTGAAGAATTGATGCAGGAGGTGAACGCAGCTGAGGATTCTGACTCGGGACAGGCTTCTGAAGGGGATGACAAAGACCAAGTAAAAGGAAAAATGAGTGAACAAATCTGCAAGAAATGGACAAGGATGAAAATCAATG TTAGTAAATCAAATCAAGAGGGGGATGATGAGCTTCTTTACTCAGAAGACTCAGACACAGAGCTGCCATGTGATGGTGACATCGGACCAGTTCTACAG TTTGACTATACGGCGCTGGCAGAAAAGCTGTTTGAGTTAGCCAGCCGGAGCAGCACACCGAGCCAGAACAGACAGAGACTCTACAAAATCATAAAAGT ACTGCAGGACCTCGGTGAAG GCATCTTTCCTCAGGATGTATATCCAGAGGAGGTCTCtactgatgaggatgatgaaatgtttggcagcaggaagaggatgaagagaggatgtCGTCCTatggatgatgatgatcagaAGGGGAGCCCAGCAGCTAAGAAAA GGAAGAAAAAGGAGGCATCCACACTAGGCAAGCAAAACAAGGACGTggtaaaacatgacagtgaaAGAGTAGACCAAACCAATAATGATggcgggaaaaagaaaaaaaggaagaagaaagcgGAACAGGGAGGAAGGGTACAAAGTGAGGAAAAAACAGAGCGGTCAAAACAGGGACAGACCATGGCTCAAACTCAAATGAAAGAGATTGAAGAAGCTGAAAGAATTCCACAGTGCGCAGAAGATTTAGAaaaggaagcagaggtgaaaaTCCACGTATTGACTGCAAAAGTCACAGAGGCAACTACTGCACAGGATCAATCAGAAACTCTACTCCTCTCTGAGGTAAACAAGCAGCCCTTCGTTAGAGTTACAGAAGATGCTGCACAACCACAGTCCTGCACTAACGACAAGGACCAAACTGAAGGCttttcaaagaagaagaaaagggacACTTCTGGGTCCAAACCTTGGATAGTGGCAGTAGAGGATCAAGAGACCTTTGCCGCAACAGAGCCAGAAATGTCCACTCAAGCAGAGGCTTCTGTAAACGGAAagagtaataaaaaaaagagtctaAAAGCTGAGGAGCAAACAGATGGGATTAAGACTCAGTTACAGGTCAGTGCAGAGACGGAGATAGTAAGTTgtgaaacatcagcagaagaaacTGTGACAACACTGCAGAATGATGCTAGATTCTCTACCAAGAAGAGGATGGGCATGAAGTCTGAATTCCAACCTGAGGGTGAATCACAGATTCACAATGGGAGCTCAGAAGCCAAAACCAAACTTAAAGAGCCAAGTCATGCTACAACTGCTGCAAAGAGTAAGAAAAAGATCCAAAAGGTAAATGCACAGGTTGAGGTAGAGGACAAACCTCAACTTGCTTCTGAAGCCACTCAACCTACCACTTCAGTGCcaattgaaagaaagaaaaagggcaAGAAGAAAATTGAACAGAAACTGCTCACCAcattagaaaaaaagagagacattCCTAAGATGGCGACAATGCAGCTCAAAGATGTAACCCAACTGCAGACGGTTGGTAGTCTGGATTCAGAGCTTCCCCTAGAAGTAACTGAAGCAATTTTctccaaaaggaaaaaaaccaccaaaaagaagaagatccCTGTGGTGTTTGAGTTTGAGACTGATCAGCTGGTGATGACTACACGGGAGGTTGCCATGATCAATGCAGAAGAGGAAACTtgtgcaaagaagaaaaaacttgGAAAT